The Candidatus Binatus sp. genome has a window encoding:
- a CDS encoding tetratricopeptide repeat protein encodes MATLAANRIDPPRRVWFVAALVLVTAGTAYPIYLSGSVQKWETSFAASTPHFYFDVFIALLALWPFKTIVSASLRISIAISFAVAGASKILLWEEPQLAGILPFVIVASEYFGLLQFLRYCLIFGRPTPAPTRIWRVVLLVVSLATFGVGMFYALVLPGRKGVEAIERKQYGVAIRYLTAEIWLSPVDNPDSFLQRGRAYYLAGRNDRALADFDTGIRLSPDYANAYLWRGSVLLLEDRQSRAIADFSEAIRLDPSSGFAYKGRGIAYLDRGDYQRAINDLDTATRLDPSMDVYRSRAVSYFRLGEFDHAIGDLDEAIRRKPNDAWAYYLRGITYSAKGDQERAAADFQNAIRIASEALHANARDARAHEAIAWMLATCPQPDRRDGKRAIEYARKAADLTEWKKARVLDALATSYAEAGDFDDAVKWEQKAIALADEPQPPRHERLDLFKQKLAYHEK; translated from the coding sequence ATGGCGACGCTCGCCGCAAATCGAATTGATCCACCCAGGCGCGTTTGGTTCGTCGCCGCGCTGGTTCTCGTCACCGCAGGAACCGCCTACCCGATCTACCTTTCGGGTTCAGTCCAAAAGTGGGAAACGTCGTTTGCAGCGAGCACACCACATTTCTATTTCGACGTCTTCATCGCGTTGCTTGCGCTGTGGCCTTTTAAAACCATCGTCAGCGCGAGCCTACGGATTTCGATCGCGATCAGCTTTGCCGTCGCAGGTGCGAGCAAGATTCTGCTTTGGGAGGAGCCCCAGTTAGCCGGAATTCTGCCATTCGTTATAGTGGCGAGCGAATACTTTGGACTGCTGCAATTCCTTCGCTATTGCCTGATATTTGGCCGGCCAACTCCCGCACCAACGCGGATATGGCGCGTAGTGCTCCTCGTAGTCAGTCTGGCGACCTTCGGGGTTGGAATGTTCTACGCGCTGGTTCTGCCTGGCCGGAAAGGCGTGGAGGCCATTGAACGGAAACAATATGGCGTCGCGATCAGGTATTTGACGGCAGAAATCTGGCTGTCTCCAGTCGATAATCCAGATTCCTTCCTGCAGCGCGGGCGAGCCTACTATCTGGCTGGTCGCAATGATCGCGCACTCGCCGACTTCGACACGGGGATACGTCTTAGCCCCGACTACGCAAACGCCTACCTCTGGCGCGGGAGCGTGTTGCTGCTCGAAGATCGTCAAAGTCGTGCGATCGCAGATTTCAGCGAAGCAATACGACTCGATCCCAGCTCCGGGTTTGCATACAAGGGGCGCGGCATCGCGTACCTCGACAGGGGCGATTACCAACGCGCCATCAACGACCTGGATACCGCGACCCGCCTGGACCCGAGCATGGACGTCTATCGCAGCCGGGCAGTGAGCTATTTTCGACTTGGCGAGTTCGATCACGCGATCGGCGATCTCGATGAAGCGATTCGGCGGAAACCCAATGACGCGTGGGCATACTACTTGAGAGGGATAACGTATTCCGCCAAGGGCGATCAGGAGCGCGCCGCCGCCGACTTCCAGAATGCGATCCGCATCGCTAGCGAAGCTCTGCACGCAAACGCCCGCGATGCGAGGGCGCACGAGGCGATCGCCTGGATGCTGGCCACTTGCCCCCAGCCAGATCGCCGCGACGGCAAAAGAGCGATCGAATACGCTCGCAAAGCCGCGGATCTGACGGAGTGGAAGAAGGCAAGAGTGCTCGACGCCCTTGCTACTTCCTATGCGGAAGCTGGCGACTTTGATGATGCGGTCAAGTGGGAGCAAAAGGCCATCGCACTGGCTGATGAACCGCAACCACCCAGGCATGAACGACTCGACCTTTTCAAACAGAAGCTGGCGTATCACGAAAAATAG